The Xanthomonas sp. CFBP 8443 genome has a window encoding:
- the greA gene encoding transcription elongation factor GreA has translation MTMQGALRLREELDQLKSVKRPQVIAAIAEARAHGDLKENAEYHAAREQQSFIEGRIKQLESELSHAEIIDVSKLAVGSKVVFGATVTLADVENDEEKRYQLVGDLEADIKLGLIAISSPLARALIGKLEGDSVSIDAPAGRREYEIVSVEYVG, from the coding sequence ATCACCATGCAAGGCGCGCTGCGTTTGCGCGAGGAACTGGACCAGTTGAAGTCGGTCAAGCGGCCGCAGGTCATCGCCGCGATCGCCGAGGCGCGCGCGCACGGCGACCTGAAGGAAAACGCCGAATACCACGCCGCGCGCGAGCAGCAGAGCTTCATCGAAGGCCGCATCAAGCAGCTGGAGAGCGAGCTGTCGCACGCCGAGATCATCGACGTCAGCAAGCTGGCGGTCGGCAGCAAGGTGGTGTTCGGCGCGACCGTGACCCTGGCCGACGTGGAAAACGACGAAGAGAAGCGCTACCAGCTGGTCGGCGATCTGGAAGCGGACATCAAGCTGGGGCTGATCGCGATCTCCTCGCCGCTGGCGCGCGCGCTGATCGGCAAGCTGGAAGGCGACAGCGTCAGTATCGATGCCCCGGCCGGGCGCCGCGAGTACGAGATCGTCAGCGTCGAATACGTCGGCTGA
- a CDS encoding VIT domain-containing protein, with protein sequence MPYVARKGLCLLLFSVLLAIAAPAWAQTAPTQHLLAPLLKTDRGERPVELRSATVSAHAAAGLAETTVELVFFNPNARVLEGQLAFPLRDGQQISGFALDIDGQMRDAVPVPKARGRQVFEAIERRGVDPGLVEQTAGNQFQLRLYPIPAHGSRRVRLVYRESLARTAAGWQWRLPLGYAASAQSLRLQLSTQAAAVDAAALPAGLRLLPTPGGYAAAWSGTPTQLPKELVLSLRASNDPRVAVGSHDGQRYFQALVPIADVHGARPLPQRIGLLWDASGSARQRDIPAELALLQRYFAAVGNAQVDLVVLRDRAEAPRRFQVRDGDWSALQATLQGLQPDGASALGDWRPAAEVQEYLLFSDGLGNYGAQALPALAPGQRLYAVESAGAHADAARLAASAEARGGRLIELHGMQGVRQASERLLQRGGELVALQGEGVADLVADSRHADDGYLRIAGRLLADTATLQLEIATASSTRRLRLPLRGASEVPGDLVPGAWARAMLRSLAADPLGNAERRLQLASRFGLVSADTSLLVLENVDDYVRYAIAPPPALREAVARAQAQRQQEQGEQRKQRIDHVAGEFAQRIAWWQRTFPKNAPPQAKPQGEQGDARLQRRDGVSRPAPAMAMAPPPAPAAPMQVAESAALEAVAVSGAVAASDGDATDAYARVGASAPTTISLALQPWQPDSPYARRLRAAAPDALYPLYLSERAAHADSVAFYLDVADVLFERGQRDLALRVLSNLAELQLENRHVLRVLGYRLLQAGRADLAVPVFEQVLRLGEEEPQSFRDLGLAQAAAGDEQAAIEQLYQVVARDWDPRFDGVALIALNELNAIVARAPRPLQTGFVDPRLLRNLPLDLRVVLNWDSDNSDMDLWVTDPNGERCYYAHRSTYQGGQLSQDLTGGYGPEEFSLRRAKPGKYKVEANFFGDRQPLVTGATTLHLQLSTGWGGATQRDQQVTLRLKDKKDTILVGEFEVR encoded by the coding sequence ATGCCGTACGTCGCGCGCAAAGGCCTGTGCTTGCTGTTGTTCTCGGTGTTGTTGGCCATCGCCGCACCGGCCTGGGCGCAAACCGCGCCAACGCAGCACCTTCTCGCCCCGCTACTGAAGACCGACCGAGGCGAGCGCCCGGTCGAACTGCGCTCGGCGACGGTGAGCGCGCATGCGGCGGCCGGCCTGGCCGAGACCACGGTGGAACTGGTGTTCTTCAATCCCAACGCGCGCGTGCTGGAAGGGCAACTGGCGTTCCCGCTGCGCGACGGGCAGCAGATCAGCGGTTTCGCGCTGGACATCGACGGACAGATGCGCGATGCGGTGCCGGTGCCCAAGGCGCGCGGACGCCAGGTGTTCGAGGCGATCGAACGGCGCGGCGTGGACCCCGGCCTGGTCGAGCAGACCGCGGGCAATCAGTTCCAACTGCGGCTGTATCCGATCCCCGCGCACGGCAGCCGCCGCGTGCGCCTGGTCTATCGCGAATCGCTGGCACGCACTGCGGCGGGCTGGCAGTGGCGCCTGCCGCTGGGCTATGCGGCCAGCGCGCAGTCGCTGCGCTTGCAGCTGAGCACGCAGGCAGCAGCGGTCGATGCCGCGGCGCTGCCGGCCGGCCTGCGCCTGCTGCCGACGCCCGGCGGCTATGCGGCGGCGTGGTCCGGAACGCCAACCCAACTGCCGAAGGAACTGGTGCTGTCGTTGCGCGCGAGCAACGATCCGCGCGTGGCGGTCGGCAGCCATGACGGCCAGCGCTATTTCCAGGCGCTGGTGCCGATCGCCGATGTGCATGGCGCGCGCCCGCTGCCGCAGCGCATCGGCCTGCTGTGGGACGCGTCCGGTTCGGCGCGGCAGCGCGACATCCCCGCCGAGCTGGCCTTGCTGCAGCGCTATTTCGCCGCGGTCGGCAACGCGCAGGTGGATCTGGTCGTGCTGCGCGACCGTGCCGAGGCGCCACGCCGCTTCCAGGTCCGCGACGGCGACTGGAGCGCGTTGCAGGCGACGCTGCAGGGCCTGCAGCCGGACGGCGCCAGCGCGTTGGGCGATTGGCGGCCGGCGGCGGAGGTGCAGGAGTATCTGTTGTTCAGCGATGGCCTCGGCAACTACGGTGCGCAGGCCTTGCCGGCGCTGGCGCCGGGCCAGCGCCTGTACGCGGTCGAGTCGGCCGGCGCCCATGCCGATGCCGCGCGCTTGGCGGCGTCGGCGGAAGCACGCGGCGGCCGCTTGATCGAATTGCATGGCATGCAAGGCGTGCGGCAGGCCAGCGAGCGGCTGCTGCAGCGCGGCGGCGAACTGGTCGCGCTGCAGGGCGAGGGCGTCGCCGACCTGGTCGCCGACTCCCGCCATGCCGACGACGGCTACCTGCGGATCGCCGGTCGCCTGCTTGCCGACACTGCGACGCTGCAACTGGAGATCGCCACCGCCTCCAGCACGCGCCGGCTGCGTCTGCCGTTGCGCGGCGCCAGCGAAGTACCGGGCGATCTGGTGCCGGGCGCCTGGGCGCGGGCCATGCTGCGCAGCCTGGCCGCCGATCCGCTCGGCAACGCCGAGCGCCGCCTGCAACTGGCCAGCCGCTTCGGGCTGGTCAGCGCCGACACCTCGCTGCTGGTGCTGGAGAACGTCGACGACTACGTGCGCTATGCGATCGCGCCGCCGCCGGCGCTGCGCGAGGCGGTCGCACGCGCGCAGGCGCAGCGCCAGCAGGAACAGGGCGAACAGCGCAAGCAACGTATCGACCACGTCGCCGGGGAGTTCGCGCAGCGCATCGCTTGGTGGCAGCGCACGTTCCCGAAGAACGCACCGCCGCAGGCCAAGCCGCAAGGCGAGCAGGGCGATGCCCGCCTGCAGCGGCGCGACGGCGTTTCGCGGCCCGCGCCGGCGATGGCCATGGCGCCGCCGCCGGCACCCGCCGCGCCGATGCAGGTGGCAGAGTCTGCGGCGCTGGAGGCGGTGGCCGTCAGCGGCGCGGTCGCGGCATCGGATGGCGACGCGACGGACGCCTATGCGCGTGTCGGCGCGTCCGCGCCCACCACGATCTCGCTGGCCTTGCAGCCCTGGCAGCCGGACTCGCCGTACGCCCGGCGCCTGCGCGCTGCGGCGCCGGATGCGCTCTATCCGCTGTACCTGAGCGAGCGTGCGGCGCATGCCGACAGCGTGGCGTTCTACCTGGACGTAGCCGACGTGCTGTTCGAACGCGGCCAGCGCGACCTGGCGCTGCGCGTGCTGTCCAACCTGGCCGAGCTGCAGCTGGAGAACCGCCACGTGCTGCGCGTGCTCGGCTACCGGTTGCTGCAGGCGGGCAGGGCGGACCTGGCGGTGCCGGTGTTCGAGCAGGTGCTGCGGCTGGGCGAGGAGGAGCCGCAGAGCTTCCGCGATCTGGGCCTGGCCCAGGCCGCGGCGGGCGACGAGCAGGCCGCGATCGAGCAGCTGTACCAGGTGGTCGCGCGCGATTGGGATCCGCGCTTCGATGGGGTGGCACTGATCGCCTTGAACGAGTTGAACGCGATCGTGGCGCGGGCGCCGCGCCCGCTGCAGACCGGTTTCGTCGACCCGCGCCTGCTGCGCAACCTGCCGCTGGACCTGCGCGTGGTGCTGAACTGGGACAGCGACAACAGCGACATGGACCTGTGGGTGACCGATCCCAACGGCGAGCGTTGCTACTACGCGCACCGTTCGACCTACCAGGGCGGGCAGCTGTCGCAGGACTTGACCGGCGGCTACGGGCCGGAAGAGTTCTCGCTGCGCCGGGCCAAGCCGGGCAAGTACAAGGTGGAGGCGAACTTCTTCGGCGACCGTCAGCCACTGGTCACTGGCGCGACTACCTTGCACCTGCAGCTGAGCACCGGCTGGGGCGGCGCCACGCAGCGCGACCAGCAGGTGACACTGCGGCTGAAGGACAAGAAGGACACGATCCTGGTCGGCGAGTTCGAGGTGCGCTGA
- the recJ gene encoding single-stranded-DNA-specific exonuclease RecJ, with product MSPLLRITRRPAAEGGPWTEAVLPLLRRIYTARGAHDAALAQPKLAQLLPPDALSGIGAAVALLADAIAAGKRILVVGDFDCDGATACAVAVRGLRLLGAAQVLHAVPNRMVHGYGLSPALVAELAPLQPDLLVTVDHGIACHAGVAAAKALGWQVLVTDHHLPGSLLPPADAIVDPNLAGDAFPSKMLAGVGVIFYVLLALRRHLRERGAFAAQVPDLTVLLDLVAVGTVADLVPLDANNRALVSAGLRRLQRGDGCVGLRALIEASGRDPARLSASDIGFALAPRLNAAGRLEDMALGIELLLCDDPRQAREIAATLEQINGERRAVQQQMTDEAEATVAQALLAAPDAPPVAVCLFDAQWHPGVIGLVASKMKDRLHRPVIAFAPAEPGSDQLRGSARSIPGFHIRDAMAAVEARRPGLMEKFGGHAMAAGLSLRQDALAEFEQLFRDHALASLDATLLQAELLSDGALDAHELDHRHAEALRLAGPWGQGFPEPLFDGEFEVVQWRVLKERHLKFSLRCAGRNEPLNAIHFNGWRGDEPGRRVHIAYRLVADDYRGGEAVQLMVEHCRSLSD from the coding sequence ATGAGCCCGCTGCTGCGCATCACCCGGCGGCCGGCCGCCGAGGGCGGGCCGTGGACGGAGGCCGTGCTGCCGCTGCTGCGCCGCATCTACACCGCGCGCGGCGCGCACGACGCCGCGCTGGCGCAGCCGAAACTGGCGCAGTTGCTGCCGCCGGACGCGCTGAGCGGCATCGGCGCGGCGGTGGCGCTGCTGGCCGACGCGATCGCTGCGGGCAAGCGCATCCTGGTGGTCGGCGACTTCGACTGCGATGGCGCCACCGCCTGCGCGGTGGCGGTGCGCGGGCTGCGCCTGCTCGGCGCCGCGCAGGTGCTGCATGCGGTGCCGAACCGCATGGTGCACGGCTACGGCCTGTCGCCGGCGCTGGTCGCCGAACTGGCGCCGCTGCAGCCCGACCTGCTGGTCACCGTCGACCACGGCATCGCCTGCCATGCCGGCGTCGCCGCGGCCAAGGCGCTGGGCTGGCAGGTGCTGGTCACCGATCACCACCTGCCGGGCAGCCTGTTGCCGCCGGCCGACGCGATCGTCGATCCGAACCTGGCCGGCGACGCGTTCCCGAGCAAGATGCTGGCCGGCGTCGGGGTGATCTTCTACGTGTTGCTGGCCTTGCGCCGGCACCTGCGCGAGCGCGGCGCGTTCGCGGCGCAGGTGCCGGACCTGACCGTGCTGCTGGACCTGGTCGCGGTCGGCACCGTCGCCGACCTGGTGCCGTTGGACGCCAACAACCGCGCGCTGGTGTCGGCCGGGCTGCGCCGCCTGCAGCGCGGCGACGGCTGCGTCGGCCTGCGCGCCTTGATCGAGGCCAGCGGCCGCGATCCGGCGCGGCTCAGCGCCAGCGACATCGGCTTCGCGCTGGCGCCGCGGCTCAACGCGGCCGGCCGGCTCGAGGACATGGCGCTGGGCATCGAACTGCTGCTGTGCGACGACCCGCGGCAGGCGCGCGAGATTGCCGCCACGCTGGAACAGATCAACGGCGAGCGCCGCGCCGTGCAGCAGCAGATGACCGACGAGGCCGAGGCCACCGTGGCGCAGGCCTTGCTGGCCGCGCCGGATGCGCCGCCGGTGGCGGTGTGCCTGTTCGATGCACAATGGCATCCGGGCGTGATCGGCCTGGTCGCTTCGAAGATGAAGGACCGGCTGCATCGCCCGGTGATCGCCTTCGCCCCGGCCGAGCCGGGCAGCGACCAGTTGCGCGGCTCGGCCCGCTCGATTCCCGGCTTCCATATCCGCGACGCGATGGCGGCGGTGGAGGCGCGCCGGCCAGGCTTGATGGAAAAATTCGGCGGCCATGCGATGGCCGCGGGATTGAGTCTGCGCCAGGACGCGCTGGCCGAGTTCGAACAACTGTTCCGCGACCATGCGCTGGCCAGCCTGGACGCGACGCTGCTGCAGGCCGAACTGCTCAGCGACGGCGCGCTGGATGCGCACGAGCTGGACCATCGCCATGCCGAGGCCTTGCGCCTGGCCGGGCCGTGGGGGCAGGGCTTCCCCGAGCCGCTGTTCGACGGCGAGTTCGAGGTCGTGCAGTGGCGCGTGCTGAAGGAGCGCCACCTCAAGTTCAGCCTGCGCTGCGCCGGCCGCAACGAGCCGCTGAACGCGATCCACTTCAACGGCTGGCGCGGCGACGAACCCGGCCGCCGCGTGCACATCGCCTACCGTTTGGTCGCCGACGACTATCGCGGCGGCGAAGCGGTACAGCTGATGGTGGAGCACTGCCGGAGCCTGTCGGACTGA
- a CDS encoding phosphoglycerate mutase, protein MAVATLLLPERARLAGSGLTGEVARAFGRAQRERLDAGSEAQLRRHFVLPPGQWPVAALTRQLDAGDAGDAVWLRADPAYVVPDMQGARLMAHGDMLAIDAIDLAALLPALQETFAEAGLALDAAEATRWYLRLEPGSALPDFAAPAQVLGADLFDHLPQGEGARRWRALLTEAQIVLHQHPWNRERAARGQPAINSLWFWGGGALPASVSTAHAQVRSREPLLRALAQAAGIDAEQTPRVDALVDLRQLRAPEQFVGEVMQPLLEALRLGELQQLLLDFEDGVRFRIEREQRWRFWRRPLARLDA, encoded by the coding sequence GTGGCCGTCGCCACCTTGCTGTTGCCGGAGCGGGCGCGCCTGGCCGGATCGGGCCTGACCGGCGAGGTGGCGCGCGCGTTCGGCCGTGCCCAGCGCGAGCGCCTGGACGCCGGTTCGGAGGCGCAGTTGCGCCGCCATTTCGTGCTGCCGCCCGGGCAATGGCCGGTGGCCGCGCTGACCCGGCAGCTGGATGCCGGCGACGCCGGCGACGCGGTGTGGCTGCGCGCCGATCCGGCCTACGTGGTGCCGGACATGCAGGGCGCGCGGTTGATGGCGCATGGCGACATGCTCGCGATCGATGCCATCGACCTGGCCGCGCTGCTGCCGGCGCTGCAGGAGACGTTCGCCGAGGCCGGCCTGGCGCTGGACGCCGCCGAAGCCACCCGCTGGTATCTGCGGCTGGAGCCGGGCAGCGCGCTGCCCGATTTCGCCGCGCCGGCGCAGGTGCTCGGCGCGGATCTGTTCGACCATCTGCCGCAGGGCGAGGGTGCGCGCCGCTGGCGTGCGCTGCTGACCGAAGCGCAGATCGTGCTGCACCAGCATCCGTGGAACCGCGAACGCGCTGCGCGCGGCCAGCCCGCGATCAACTCGCTGTGGTTCTGGGGCGGCGGCGCGTTGCCGGCCTCGGTGAGCACCGCGCACGCGCAGGTGCGCAGCCGCGAGCCGCTGCTGCGCGCGCTGGCCCAGGCCGCCGGGATCGACGCCGAGCAAACGCCGCGCGTCGATGCGCTGGTCGACCTGCGCCAGCTGCGCGCGCCCGAGCAGTTCGTCGGCGAGGTGATGCAGCCGCTGCTCGAGGCGCTGCGCCTGGGCGAACTGCAGCAACTGCTGCTGGATTTCGAGGATGGGGTGCGTTTCCGGATCGAGCGCGAACAGCGTTGGCGCTTCTGGCGGCGGCCGCTGGCGCGCCTGGACGCATGA